acgtctttcgggacttgtgggaggaaaccggagcgcccggaggaaacccacgcagagacgcggggggagaacgtgcagactccgcacagacagtgacccgcgcccgggaatcgaaccctggtccctggcgccgtgaagcaacagtgataaccactgtgctaccgggccgcaATCTTACCTAGGGCACGGAAGCTCCTTATCCCCGGAACCATTCTCCTGAATCTGTCTGCTTGTGGAACGCAACGCGCGCACGGGCGGGGTCCCGAGGCACAGCGCGCCCTCTCTCGCCCCGCGGTGGAGGGGCGGCCTGGCCAGGGCCCGTGGGGTTTCGGCCAAGGAGGGGGAGAACACTGGCCCTTTTAAGACTGGGGACAAGACTTCTTCATGCGCACGCGGGTGGCTTTAATCACTGGCCAAACCAGTTTAGGATCGCTTTGAAATATTACCCAACTTTCCTGCTTTCCCAGCGCACACCCATGTTTTGGCAGAGCCTCCCGTCGTCGGAAGCTCTGCGTCACCTCTTCCCccaagaggccccccccccccccccccccccccctcccgcctgccCCCGGGTCTGCGAGAATTCCTCGGTGTGCGATTTGGAAAATCAGGCAAGTCAGCCCGGTTAATTTTGATTTGGCTCACGTGTTCTCTGGGGTGGGTGAGATTGTGCTGACGGAGGAACCCTCTGGTCGTGCAGCTTGCGCGCTCCGGAGGTTGCAGCCGACGCATCTCTGGCCGAGGTTCGCCTGGGCGtggggcccccgggggggggggggggcagccttttCTCGCTGCGCCCCTTTCCCAATATTTGTGGCCGAGCCCCCCGTGTTTGATTTCGCCTCCCTCGCACTGCAGCCTGcaaacatgattttttttttcccaaaactGAGGTGTTTGCCGCTGGGGAGTTGCTTTTTATCCTTCGGCGGCCTGGGCTTTGGAACGGCAGCTTTTGCGGCTGTCAGTCCTGAAGCCACTTGTCAACGTTTACACCTTCACCTGCTTCATTTCCGGCAGGTTGctgagctgggggggtgggggggtggggggtgcatctCCAATCCCAGAACAAATCAGGCTTCACCCCAGATGGGACAAAGGATCCAaccagtcggtgggggggggggggggggggggaggctctcaAACACACCAGTGTCTAAATTTACCATTCCACaggtggcgcagcgggttagcactgctgcctcacggcgccgaggacccgggttcgatcccggctccgggtcactgtccgtatggagtttgcatattctcccccgtgtctgcgtgggtttcgcccccacacccgaaagatgtgcagagtaggtggattggcctcgctaaactgcccctgaattggaaaaaattaattgggtattctaaatttattttaaaataataaaaattatcatTCCAGGTCCGCTAATCACTCAATCTTGCCAGAGGGGAGACTCCAAATTGGAGACACAGATGCCACGGGACGGCCGGCGCAGGAGGGGGAATCAAATTGGAGGCCAAGACATGGTTTTCCGACTCTCTTATCTCGGAAGGTAGAACGATAGAATGTAAGAAGCAGGAGAGGATCACTTGTATCTCGCCTGTCGAGCCGACTCCGCTAGTCAGTAGGGCCATGGCTAATCTGTTGCCATAGGGGCGGCACGGCGGAGCAGTGGTCagcgccgctgcctcacggcgccagagaCCCGAGTTCGATTTCAGCCTCGCGtgactctgcggagtctgcacgtttcccccccccccccccccccccccccgccccgtgtctgtcttgttatgctcttggcgtagcataggctgcttccttgatgttcactctgacaaaggaaggttcagacgtggagataacttctacacgtttattaaaccatttacaattctcctactcggattagccactactgttaatccttctatagctactcagactgacgaaccagtctgctacaatccacgtggtgggtgtgatgttgaatcaaccctgtgtctgtactcactgagtgtctccactggaaagaggaagatcatgtgtgctgtgtcctttatacatgggttggtgtaatgcccccccccccccccgtggtcatgtcacctctgtgtgtatcgtgaatgcccattggtcgtgtcctaccttactgacctattggttgagtgtctgtgtgtcatgtctctggtgctccctctagtgtctagctagtctacgtgtatttacattaaccccttgtgtatctacagtgatgcatatcaccacagtgtctgcgtgggtttcctccgggtgctccggtttcctcccacagtccaaagaagtgcaggttaggtggataggctgtgctaaatttccacttagtgtccaaagatgtgcgagttaggtggggtaatggggtagggcgggggagtgggcctatctggggtgctcttttagacggccgtgcagactcgatgggctgaatggcctccttattcactgtaggggttctatgtttCCCGTCCATAtcccattataataataatcgcttattgtcacgagtaggcttcaatgaagttactgtgaaaatcccctaatcgccacattccggcgcctgttcggggaggctgttacgggaattgaacccgcactgtttagcccactgtgctaaaccagccccttattccctgggagaccaaaaatctgtccatcccaTAGCCTGAAATATATTCATCCCTTGGAGATAGAATTCAAGCCTGTTCCAAAAAGTTTATAGGCCATGATTTCCTTTCGAAATATAATTCAACTCGTACCCAACATGGGAGGCTGTGCCACAATTAGTTATTGAATCAGGGGCTACAAATAGTTTGAAGATATTATGATCCCGAATCAGATCCCAACATTTGcccaacaagggcagcacggtagcattgtggatagcacaaatgcttcacagctccagggtcccaggttcgattccggcttgggtcactgtctgtgcggagtctgcacatcctcctcgtgtgtgcgtgggtttcctccgggtactccggtttcctcccacagtccaaaggtgtgcaggttagggtggattggccgtgataaattgcccttagtgtccaaaattgcccttagtgttgggtggggttactgggttatggggatagggtggaggtgttgaccttgggtaaggtgctctttccaagagccggtgcaaactcgatgggccgaatggcctccttctgcactgtaaattctatgataatttatgaTTTGCTCGGATACCAGACTAAATCCCCCAATACTTTGATTTATGAGAGGAAAGGATTATTTGCTCTAGGAGTGACTCCACCCAAAAATGATAGATTGGTAGATCACTAAGACAAATGGTAGACATGGACGATTGAAACATATATTGATTACACAGAATTAAACTAATTTTAACATTATACAAGAAATAGCTTAtataccagttaaacaatgcttaacaataaaatataACACTGACTCCcaactgctatcttttatctccaatcaagcaaaaccgaTTTCAGGTCAAAATcctcttttaaatacagttagaaaATGCAGGAATAATTGCTGTATAGGGATGTCTTGAAGAAgctgctttgagagagagagagatccttcaggagcCAGCCTgtagattcttgcctgtgtcaaactattGTTTAAATCCCCAACATTTGGCAAAAAGCTCCTGTTCTGTTCGCAGCAAAATATTAGACTCTTCACACGTTGCTCcttcccctggctcctcccattaattacatcatctctatTGCACTGACTGGGTTATGACCATCTTACTAAGGCCTCAATTATCTAAATCCCAGCGGACCTTCTTTCTGTCAACAAAATTCCATTGCCCCTATTTAGGTAAACACTATTCATGGTTGGGATGAATGATCTAtcctttatgatgctttaattaccCCTTCTGTAGCCCCAGTGTCgtttaaaccaggatttaaaaaaacctGACGAGCAGATATAGACACACACGCACTAACCCAGATTTTTAACCATTGCCGATACATATAAAATGTGTGAAACTCCTACATTTATCACAAAGGGTTACTACCTGCAAAGGAAGAGTATGCAACTGGGATAACAGTAAATAGCTACATCTTGCGGTCTTATCAAGGCAGCTTttgaatcagtaagggaatcgagggttatggggagaaggcgggagttGAGAATcatcagatcagtcattatctcattgcatggaggagcagcctcgatgggctaaatagcctacttctgctcttatggTCGAAGATGGCTTCCTCTATGTTGATCGTCATTTCGGAATTTCTAAATTGCAAATgcttttctttatttcttttctGCTCACCTATCTGGGTTCCTTAAAAACGTGACTACCTTCAGGAATAGGGAACGGACTCTCCATCAAGCTTCCCCCTTtcgcccccccccaaaaaacccatGCATTTAATCCCCTCTTTGTACCGCCTACTTCAGCGGTCTTGTCCACTAACCTAATCCACAGAGGGATTGTGATCAATTTTAAGCCGCGATTGAGCAGAGAACCGAGACGGTGCTTTTTGAGCTGTCGGATCAAGGCCCAATTACTGTCTCAGCCGGTTGTAAGCAATCGCACAGCAGGATGTGTACAGTGGGCGAGTTTCCCTGGTACCCTGGGCAATGTTTATCCCTCGACGCACATCTCTGAAACAGCTGGGaaccaccctcccacacacacacacacacactaggccatctggcccttgttCATAAGATGGCTATATCTTTGTTGCAATCCCTCCCAGCTGTAGTATAATAACCAACACATTTTCCACCCTCCTTTAGTTCGAAGAAGAGTCAAACGGAGTCGGAACGTTAACTCTGTTGTCTGCTTCTACAGGTCGGTCCGACCCGGATCAACTATTCTGTTTACCGTGAAAAGCCAATTAAATCAAATGTACTTTCTTCACCCCAGAGAGTGTTGGTCTGTGCAATTGATCACCGCAGGAAGTAGCTGAGGCGAAAACACTGTACGTCTCCAAGAAGCCGGTCGAAAaggcactcgggggggggggggggggggggggggtgggaggacttgggggtggtgaaggggggaaagtgggataataataataatcatctttattgtcataagtaggcttacattaacaccgcaatgaagttactgtgaaaatcccctcgtcgccacattccggcgcctgttcgggtacacagagggagaattcagaatgtccaattcacctaacaagcacgtcttttggtattcgtgggaggaaaccggagcgcccggaggaaaccccgcgcagatatgggggagaacgtgcagaccccgcacaggcagtgacccagccgggaattgaacccgggtccctggagctgtgaagcaatagtgctaaccactgtgctaccgtgctgctattgagttggacgatcgGCCGTGACCGCGAGGAACGGGTggagcggagcaggttcgaagggccgaacggcTCTCCCTGCAGCTCCCGGTTATGATGCACCACCCAGTTGAATTGCCGGTGTCTGTGGTCCGTGAGGAAACAACGATCGAATCCGGGTACGGGTATGTGTTGGGGCATTGGCATTTGGGCCGTTGCCATGGGCAGCCAGTTTGGATGGGATGCCGAGGGGGGGCCTGAGGGGAACCTCCCTTTATCCAATCAGAGCGCTCCATTTGAGTAAAGGGGCGGGGAGAGGGACCTTTATCCAATCAGAGCGCTCCATTTGagaaagggggtggggtgaggaaccTCATCCAATCTGCGCTCGTCCCCTGAGAAAAGGGGCGGGATAGGAGGTGCCGCCGTCCAATTGGCGCGGTCAGCAGCGAGAGGCGGGGCCAGAAACTCCGCCCCCTCCGCTTCATCCAATCAGCAGCCGGCGCTGGGTAAAGGCAAGTGGGATTGGCTCACCGCGTCATCCAATCAGCTGCCCTGCGCTGGGTAGCGGCTGGGGGAGTGACCCAACATCTCATCCAATCAGCGACCTGCGCTCGGTACGGGCAGGGGGAGGACCACCGCCTCATCCAATCAGTGCCCTGCGCTGGGTAGACGCAGGGGGAGACTGGCTGACCGCCTCATCCAATCAGCGGCCGGTACTGGGTGGAGGCCGAATGGGGGCACCGCCTCATCCAATGagcgggtggtggagggtgtgactgATGCCATCATCGTCCAATCCgagtacagggtaggtggagagAGTGCGCGCGTGGCCGCTCTTTTATCCAATCGGCGCACCGCGGCagagggggcggggagagggggggggccaggCCCTCATCCAATCGGCGCACCGGGTCTCGAGGAGGGCGGAGCTGGTGACGTCATCCACTTAGCGCGGGCGGCGGCGGGCGCGAGCTCCGAGTGAGCAAAACAAGACCCCAACAGGGTGAGTTCCCGCCTTTCCCTCTCAAACCGTGTGaagaaaaacaatttttaaagtatttttgttTTCAAAACGCGTTAATTTGACCGTCGGTGAGGAAaccgcggtgggggtgggggtgggggtgggggtgggggaggggctgctttttaaatgttttcaccTCAACGATTTTTTTTTCTGCCGTCAACCGACGGCGGCGACGACAACCTAACCTGCTGGGCCGGGCGGATTCGGGAAGCCCATTGGCTGGCGGCCGCCCGCCTGTCAATCAAAGAGGGCCACGTGGGAGCCGCTCCGCCCCCTGCCGGGCAGGTTTGGTTGCgcggggcggagggggcggggcctgtaCCCGCCCTCGCCCACACAACGTGGGGAGCCAAAGGCAACAGGGATGTGGTGGACCGAGGGGCAGCTTGGTGGCCATGCCCGGCCTGGTCGGataaaccaccccctccccgcctcggGCGTGCCCTGGAAGGATAAATGGGCACGCAGCGGAGATTTAATCCACTCAGGAAATTAAATCCCCAGTTTGTGGATCCCACGCGGCGCAGGAAGAGGACGTTCATCCCGTCGGGTCTGCGCCGACTCCGTGAAAGGGCGCCCTGATCCCCCGCCGCcctataacctgcacatccctggactcttCAGGGGGAATTTGGtgcggccgatccacctaacctgcgcatctttgaacttgtgtaggagaaaaccagagcgcccggaggaaacccacttattgtcacaagtaggcttacattaacgctgcagttAAGTTACTGGAAAAGCCccacgtcgccacattccggcgcctattcgggtacatggAGCGAGAAttaagaatatccaattcacctgacagcacgtgcACACGCTCCACGGACCGTCGCCAGAATCAATCCCGGGcccgtcatttaaaaaaaaatttagtgtacccaattcatttttacaattatggggcaatttagcatggcgaatccacctaccctgcacatctttgggttgtgggggcgaaacccacgcaaacacgggggagaatgtgcaaactccacaaggacagtgacccagagccgagatcgaatctgggacctcggcgccgtgaggctgcagggctaacccactgcgccaccgtgctgccctgcagataGTATGTTTATATCTCACTGGgtagcacggaggcgcagtgagttagcattgcggcctcacggcgcccaggttaTCCTCACTGTCCCAgcgtccaccgcactctggggtagcgaattccacggaTTCACAACTcccttttaaatttgctacctcttatcccgAGACTATTACTTCTCGTTCTCGAATGCCcctcaagaggaagcatccgctccacatctGCTTTATCTTGTGTATCACAACTtgatcgcccctcattcttctaaactctcatCTCTCTTCACAAGATAAAGCCCTCGTCTCTGCTAGTATTTTTCCGACGCTTAGCTGTGCACGAACCCTGATTGTACCTCCACACTGtgacccaccctccctgccaaattagttcccccccccccccaccccaccgcgagGTCCTATTTCAATTCTGGTGCGACCCACATGACTCGTACAGGTCCCCAGAAATGGACCCGGTGTTCCAGGAAACTAAAGCCGTCCCTCCACCATCTCTTTAGCCACGCATTGATCTGGTCTGTCCTCctatccccacactccccaacacctGGCACCGGGTGTAATCCGGAGTTTACAGCCTTCTAGGTCCTGCGGTGTCTTTCCACAGATGCCCGCTCGGGATGTCCCGAAGCACTTTTCAGCCGATGGAAATTGTAGTCGTCGTTCAAGTGGAGGCAGTATGGcagacaggaacagcttcttccccacagctactagactcctcaacgactccccctcagactgatttatttcctgtaagaacactattcacaacgccctatggtgctcttgctcatgtatttgctttgtttggccgcttgttccgcactgtaaccaattacgtatttgtcgatgtactttgtcaattattcttttgtctattgAGTACGTACTTAGTACGTTCCtttggtcgcagaaaaatacatttcactgtacttcggtacattgtGACAGTAAATCAATCAATCAGCAGCAAGCCCCCGCAAGCAGCAGAGTGGCAATGGACAGATTTTACCATTGTGATGCAGACTGAGCCATAAATATTGTCCGGTGCATCAGCGACAGCATCCCTAACCATCTTTTGAAATAGTGCTGGAGGATCTTTTTAGATCTGGTTCAGAGTGCAGATAGGGcttcatggtggcgcagtagttagcaccgctgcctcacagcgccagggacccaggtccagttCTTGTCTTGGGTGACTCTGGAGTAAGACGTttcacaacaccaagttaaagaccaacaggtttatttgatattacaagctttcagagcgctgctccttcatcaggcgaagtggaggcaggttcagaaaCACAGTTTATATAGGTAAAggcacaattgcaagataattacagatgtgaagaatggttggaagATGTGTGGAGTTAGCAGGTTCTCCCTACGTCAATGcatatttcctccgggtgctacggtttcctgccacagtccaaagatgtgcagggtaggtggattggccatgataaaattgccccttagtctccagggGTGTGTAGTTTGGGTAGGGTTGCGGGGTTAGGCTGGggtagtgggtctaggtagggtgttctttcggaggatcagtgcagactcaatgggtcgaatggcctctgactgcgctgtagggattctctggttcACTTGTCTGTGGGCTGGGACTTCAACGAGCGACTTCCTGGCTGCGATGGGTGAGGCAGAATTCTTTTTGTTTCTGGATAAATCACCAAATCTTTAGTGGCAGAGAGTTGGTACCATTCCAATGTGTTCGATcgaagcccaaaacatatgggaccGGACAGAACTTGTGcatgcaaaaaaaaaactctCATCAGAAGTGTGCTAAAGTGGATCATACAGCAGAATTGTTTTGTACGTGTCCGcagtctttttaaaatttttaaaccaCCGTTCGATGCCAAACTCGATTCCTGCCCGTCGTGTACAAAACCAGATGACTGATTTCCCTGGTGCCGATTCTACTTGAGCTCCTGGGGTTTGTGAATTCTGACTGGCTTGAAAGCTGTTTGACCCTCGGAAGCCTATTACCATGAGCAAACGAGCAGAATGTGAAAGAGGGAGTGAGACCGTACTCTATTATCAGCCTGCTCTGGAATGACTTTCCACTGCCGATATCGCCCCGCTTTCTGTGCCACTTCTGGTTTTTGTGAACGGGGTTTTTGCTTTTCTCCTAGGCCTGATTGTCGATCGATGTCGTGTCCCAGCGATCATGAGTTGGGCACCGGAGGAATGGAAATCCGAGCTACCCAGCAGAGCCCTGCAGAAGATCTCCGAGTACGAGAGCcagctggagaaactgaagaAAGAGCGGCACCAGAAGCAGCTTCAACTGGATAGTTTAGAAGTCACGTTCCAGAAACAGAACCAcaaggtgatttttttttctctcttcccccccccccccccccccccccttcgctccGTCTCACGGCCCTTAGTTTTCAGCGGGCTGTTGTCGGGTGCGAGGGAAAGTGAGAATCGTGATGAGCCAGGTCCATCGGTTCACCTTCCTTCTACCGTCCCGCTCGTTGAGTGACACAGCAATAATGGAGTGTAGCATTTTTTTTAACGGTTCAGGCAGTGAATGATGGGAATTAGAAATGTGTCACCTCTCGCATGAATCACCAATGGGGATTTACGCCAATAGCATCCATCCAACGTGATTGAGATGTGTGACGGTGAGGGCAAAGACGTGGGAAGGAAAAAGAGGTTCTCTTATCCCCCCCccaagagcattagcctgggacctctgaatcactagtccagtgacattgcctcttccccaccatctcccctaaAATACACCCTGTTCTGTGTATGTCACTGCATTTGGGAATTAGGTGAAGTTAAACGGCGTTTACATGGATCCTTGCGTTTGTGTAACGCCTCTAACAGCTTGACATTTCACATCTCAATCAGGCTAAAGTTAATTTTAGCGAGATTATGCGAATGTACGGATTCGGCACAGGAATAGGACACTCTGCTCCACGattcaatatggtcatggctgaccGATTGTAACCTCCCGCTTACCCCCGGTAACCTTTCAACCTCTTCTTTTATCAAAGAATCTTATCTACCGCCACCGTAAAAATAATCAAAGACTTTGCTTCCATTGACTTTTGAGAGGCTAAATATTCCCCTCAGCTATGTCCTGAATGGACGAGCCTCCTTATTTTTGAGTAGTGACACCCCAATTTTAGTTATTACTGCATATGCACCCTGAGTGGCGTTCGCCTGCTCTCCTGAGTGCATCACCTGCAACCTGCTGCTGATTTTATTATGCCACTTGTGTTATTTCTAAGCTCGAGGGCGAACGCAGCGAGAATGCAGCCTTGAGGAGAGAGACGCAGGGCCTGACGGAGGCCCGCAACAGCCAGGAGAAGGCGCAGCAGAGGCTGTGCCACGAGATCCAGGTGAAGGAGGCCCTGGTTTGCAGCCTGGAGGGGCAGCTGCTGGCCACCAAGAAACAGATCGACGGCCTGGAGCAGGAACTAAAGAGGTACCATCTCGGCGTGTACTAGGGTGG
The sequence above is drawn from the Scyliorhinus canicula chromosome 31, sScyCan1.1, whole genome shotgun sequence genome and encodes:
- the LOC119958801 gene encoding centromere protein F-like, producing the protein MSWAPEEWKSELPSRALQKISEYESQLEKLKKERHQKQLQLDSLEVTFQKQNHKLEGERSENAALRRETQGLTEARNSQEKAQQRLCHEIQVKEALVCSLEGQLLATKKQIDGLEQELKRFEMGRAARKVQPGGGGEEETSL